The Vigna angularis cultivar LongXiaoDou No.4 chromosome 6, ASM1680809v1, whole genome shotgun sequence genome contains the following window.
TTTCCACCGCTCGCCGCGTCTTTGACACTGACGGTACGTACTCTTACCGTGGTCCATCTAAATTTCATCTGGGTtactgtaattttttatttttttcccttttactATATGCCCTTCGTCGTTACTTTGCTTATCCCCTGCTTTAGCCACTCTGTTTCTGTACTTACCATATTTCATTCCCTCCTCAATATTATTCCCTTGTATCCTTTCAGACTAAACTCCTACttctcaaatatataaatttaattgtgtCACTTATCCATTCGGTGGTggattaaattgaaaaagaattgcGGTaacaatttgtttataaattaatagtAGTATGAGGTGGAATGGATTACTGGAAGTGAATTAAAAAAGGAAAGGTTTGGTCAACTGTTGCAGGTTGTGGTTAAAAAATGAAGATCTCAATATCAGCCTGCGCCTGCAAGCAAGAGCTGCCCCTAGTAAGTTTCCAAAAGGGGCTAACGATGGAGTCGTTGTTTCATCATCGGAGTAAGGACAAGGTGATAATCATAATGGGAGCCACGGGTACCGGCAAGACGAAGTTGGCCGTAGACGTGGCAAAACACTTCCAACCAGCGGAGATAGTGAACTCCGACAAAATGCAAGTGTACAAGGGCCTCGACATCACCACGAACAAGGTCACTGAAGAAGAGTGTGGCGGGGTCCCACATCACCTGCTTGGCACTGTTGACCCTAATATAAATTTCACCGCCAGCGACTTCTGTCGCCACGCCACATCCGCAATTGATTCCATTGTGGAAAGGAATGGCTTACCCATCATTGCTGGAGGCTCCAATTCTTACTTGGACGCACTCGTGAATCACCACGCAGAGTTTCGGTTAAGGTACAAGTGTTGTTTCCTCTGGGTTGACGTCTCTCTCCCCGTGCTCCATTCCTCTCTTCAGGCACGTGTAGACCGCATGATCGACGCTGGTCAAGTGAACGAGGTTCGCGAATTCTTCGATCCTCGCGCCGATTACACCCGAGGGATCCGAAGGGCCATTGGGGTGCCCGAATTCGACGACTTCCTACGCGCTGAAGCTTCTGGAACCGAGGACGAGACAACCAGAAAGAGACTTCTGGAGGCTGCCATTGCCAGGATCAAGATCAACAACTGCACGCTCGCCAACCGCCAGATTCAAAAGATTCACCGCCTCCACGGGTTGTGGAAACGGAACATGCACCGCCTCGACGCCACAGAGGTTTTCCTCGGCTCTCGCGACGCCTGGCACGACCACGTGCTCGCCAAGAGCCTGGTCATCCTTCACAAGTTCCTTTTCGAGGAAAAGAAAACGCACGTCCCCGCCGGAATCGTGTCCCCGAAAGACGTAATTGCAGCTGTTTCTGCGCCGTCGGTAGCAATGGCAGCAACCCATTAGGGGGAGGAAGTAGGGCCAGAGAATCTATACACAAAAGGCCTCACCGTAGCGCATGCTTCACACTGTGGCTTTccatatcttttttatttatatatatttcaggTCATGTCATTGGTAGTAGAAAAtgttttactatatatatatatgaatataaatatatatatatatataatatattctgTTTAACTTCATGACAGGTTATGTTAAAATATGAATGTATTTCTTTATTTGGAGGGTTCTTTAATCTTTAGGGTTACATCAGTATCAAGAATACTTAAGTGTATTctgtataaataattaaatatgttgttAATGGAGCATAGCATATACGATCCTAGCTTTGTTGGCCAACGTCGTGGACCTACAGTGTAACCGCTGCACTCGGGAAATGCTTGTTAAATTAGATACTGATGTGAcggaattttattttttattttggcgCATAAACTATGATCTTCTTactgcatacatacatatggtGTCAGGCACTGCCGCTGTGATTAATAATAATCATTAGGAAAAaatctgaagaaaaaaaaatattgaagccAGTCAGGGCGATAAGCTGCTGTCACtatcaatgataaaaaaatgaatgcaTAAgaaatcttctttttttctaattctgTTGTGTGTAGCCAGTCGAGAGTAAATTTTTGTTGAAAAGTGTAGGCAgcatgagaagaaagagttgACGAGTGTACCCATCGATTCTGTCGTAGTATATAGCCTGAATGAAAACACTAGCAAGTTGCGATATCTTTTCTTGTTACTAGCTGGTGACAGAGGGTAGCTCCGATTCTGTAATAGTAGTAGTAGCTTTTTTGAAACAGTTGACGGTTTGTGACACTGAAGAAAAAAAcagtttaaaaacaaattttaaggtaagaaagagttttttgttttaatcccGGGTCGATATTGTGTGAGAGTTCACAGTTCATAGTTTACATTGACTTTGTAGGAAGTTAAGTAACTGAAATGAAGTGAAAGGCAGCGAAAAGTGATTTCCTACATCCTTAAATATGGGTTTTAATCTAAAGGCATGGTGTTGTGGTGAAATATATAGATTGGAGTGTCCGAAGTACCCGCGTACAACAGAGGAGAAGCATTATTGGGATGCGTGAAAAACGGTTTGAAGTTGATGGGTTGTGGGGTAAGTATTGTAAACTAGGATATAGAAGGAGGAGAtgttaaaagaagaaagaagaagaagatgaaagatgaatggttttattcttatttactttttgGTGGCGTTCCGTACTGATAGTTTGTGGTGCACCTGGACGAGCATGATGATTTGAAAGTAGGGGTATTTGGTGGGTCCAGTTTAAAAGGTTGAATTTGATCACAGTTAGTGATTGATGTGTGATGAGAATTCCATGCCCCACTAGTGGTGGTGGGGTCCAGACAATAGAATGGCCTTTTGGTCTTTTCATTAGGCTCCTTTGGATTGGATTTGGTGTTGAACTTGGCTAAACCCTGCCTCCTTCCCACCATGAAAAAGTCATCGTAACATGTACTCCACTATATTAATATTCATACACtcacataaataaattaatgcaTTCTCAATCACCGTCTATTCAAGATCCAGCGGGTGATGAACCCCAACCCCAGTTCAACAAACACCAACACGATTATGTCTTCAGCTGCCTTCTCTTCATTTTCATAGGTATACAATTCCTCTCCAATAGTTATCTTAtcatcttttttatatatatatatatataattataatataaaacctTAACTGCTCAAACACTGCTTTCTTTGTAAAAAAGTATGGAAACAATTACCCACCATATTCTTATGCTAAGTGTTTATTGGGAATCTAGAAAAACAGACAAAAGggttagaaaataaaaaggtgGGGGCAATGCTCTTGAATAACCTCTATGTCTTCTTCATCTCACATGATTCCAACCAATATATAACACACAGCTTGCCTTTATACTCCCACTCACCACCccatattttaaaagttaaagtgGACCCATATTAAGGGCatatttacaattatatatatatacatccTTTGTTCTTACGCACTTTTGCTTTTAATTCCCCTACCTCCCCTTTGGAGTATGGagaattttacaaaaaaattgcCAGTACTATATCAGGGAAATCCTTGAAAATTTAGACAAAAGGAAAACGTTacatatttatatgtttaacaATTCAATTGTATGGTCAAAATCACCTTTAGTAAAGTCATGGCTTTGCATCccatataaaaagaaaagggaaaaagagaCAGTATGAGTAATGATTTTCCACGAGCATCTTGGTCCACATCAAGCATGcatagaatatatattttccaaagcttattatataaaagtataGTATCAGTTCTTATCAGTTCACTAACTGTATGACAGTGATTTATAGGCCTTTCATCACTATCAAATtatctatattttaattaatagataTCATTATCAATTTCTAAGGTTACTACATAACACTTCTTCTGCCTGACATTTGTAAATGCTGGACTACACACAACTTGTAGtatataatcaatataacattGCAGCCAACCGGAGTTTCTTACAAGCCTCGGTGGATCGATCATTATTTGTCTATATTCTGATCGattcaaaattatcattaaccaaatgtaaaatatattatccaTACATCAACAGCGTTCTTATTGTATTaccatattt
Protein-coding sequences here:
- the LOC108342262 gene encoding adenylate isopentenyltransferase 5, chloroplastic; translation: MKISISACACKQELPLVSFQKGLTMESLFHHRSKDKVIIIMGATGTGKTKLAVDVAKHFQPAEIVNSDKMQVYKGLDITTNKVTEEECGGVPHHLLGTVDPNINFTASDFCRHATSAIDSIVERNGLPIIAGGSNSYLDALVNHHAEFRLRYKCCFLWVDVSLPVLHSSLQARVDRMIDAGQVNEVREFFDPRADYTRGIRRAIGVPEFDDFLRAEASGTEDETTRKRLLEAAIARIKINNCTLANRQIQKIHRLHGLWKRNMHRLDATEVFLGSRDAWHDHVLAKSLVILHKFLFEEKKTHVPAGIVSPKDVIAAVSAPSVAMAATH